catgagGAATGGACGGAATGACAAGACTGGGAactgagggcttaaatacacagtgtGGAGTTGTGATATGATGTGATAACATTAGGTTGCTGCATTATAATTtgaatgtataatattgttgtcAGGCCTCTGTGTAACTGTAGGAGAAAAATAGTTTGATAGAAACagcattagaatagaatagaataatcctttaattgtcccacaaggggaaatttggttgtaacagcagccagaaagacacatatagaaacaaacaggacacagaacagaaacatacactcATCCCTgctggacaacatctcccaccccatgcaggagactgtgacagcactgagcagctccttcagtggcaggctgcggcacacacggtgtgggacggagagatttcgcaggtctttcctcctcactgctgtcagactccacaacaaagactttaactgatcaaacacacacatccacacacactgagtgcaatactctttttctgacaaagttgtatttttactcagttgtataaagcatttgcattctatttctatcctattgtatattttattctatttattgtactgtatatagtattttattttattctataatTAATGGGAGGTGAAGAGGGACAGCAGACATTAGTCAGGTACAGAAGCAGCAGCTCAGTGCTCTGTtatgttgttattttaaaaaggtaGATGTGCCCTCTGATCATGGATAATCAGTCTAATGAAAGAAGTTTCATTCTGTCAGGATTTAATGAGACGATGAATTTCACAGTACCCCTCTTCTCAGTTACTTTACTGTATTACTGTGTGATTTTGTTCTTCAATATTTCTCTTGTGCTGCTCATTGTCTTGGATGAAAGCCTCCATGAACCTATGTACATTTTCCTGAGTAGCCTTTGCATTAATGCACTTTATGGGACCACAGGTTTCTACCCAAAATTCCTTTCAGATTTACTATCGTCTTCTCACAGAATCTCCTATGAAGGGTGCCTTTTACAAGCTTTTATCATGTATTAATTTGCTTGCTGTAATTTGTCTATTTTAACTGTCATGGCCTTTGACAGGTATCTGGCAATATGTCGACCTCTGCACTACTACTCTTTCATGACTAAGAGGAGGCTTTCACAGCTGGTGTGTTTCTCCTGGCTGACACCTTTCTGCATTTTTGCCATCAATGTAGTGCTTACAGCAAGACTCAAGTTATGTGGTATAAAGATTCAGAGAGCCTTATGTCTAAACTGGTTAATTGTTAAACTTGCTTGTCCTGAAGCTGACACTTTTTCAAATAACATCAGTGCATATGTGATACTTGTCGTTTATCTGTCTCATTGGCTTTTCATAATTTGGACTTACATATACCTTATTAAAACATGTGTGAGGTCCAGAGAGGACAGAGTAATGTTTATGCAGACCTGTGTGCCCCATCTGACTTCTGTGATCATAAATGTCACTGTAATGGCTTTTGATTCAATGTACTTGCGCTTTGGCTCCAGAGATTTATCCCAAAGCCTCCAAAACTTCATCGCTCTTGAATTTCTCATCATCACTCCAGTTACGAATCCTCTCATGTATGGATTTAAACTCACCAAAATACGAAACAGAATCTTgagtttaattcatttgaaagggAAATGATTTCCATTAAGGTTAGATTTCcttatttaaaataattcaaaaatattcaaaacagATGCAGCAATATAAATACAAGTCTTTCTGAAGGCACTTGATTCAGAAACATTTAGTCATGTTTGCCTTGTCTAAGGCAAACATATATTTGGACTAGACTAATTTTACTAATATTCTTTGTTACATTTGTCATAATATGACATATATTTGTCATATATGTCATATTTGCTTGATCCAGCACGAacgttaaatgaaaacaacattttttttcatgtttttgacgaagaatttgattttaaaaaggaTTCTGCATGAGTTTTTAAGTACTGTTGTAAAATTCATCTATATACCATTCAGAAATCATCACAAATTgatatttcatttctttgcctTGCTGTGTCTTCATGTTCAAGGTAGATGAGCTGATATATGTGCAAGTTGATTAAACAGGTTTATTTCAAAGTGTTTTAGgtttaaagtaaacaaaatatTGTATGAAATATTCTGTTGTAAATGGCTGGTTAGTGCAGGCATCCCTGTGTGTTACATCTCAGTTTATCACAAAGATCAGTTAACAATgcttaatgtttcttttttttcaataaacatgttgCATGTATAAATATAAGGATCAGTGTTATtagtttctatttattttttcagtagtatgtatttatttatatagagttttttttattattattttggaaaaatagtaatagtaattgAACTGTTACCTacttttatttggctttttttcttaatttataTGTAAATTTCTCTCTGTACATTAATTAATGACACCATAATTCTGTACTTTTTGAAATCTGATCATATATCCCCATTGCTTGACATACTGTAGTAtttatccattcatccatccatcttcatccgctttatccgaggccgggtcgcgggggcagcagcctaagtaaagaggcccagacctctctctccccagccacgtcctccagcttatccgggggaacaccaaggcgttcccaggccagctgagagatataatctctccagcgtgtcctgggtctgcctcggggcctcctcccggtgtcATATGCCCGGAAcaccccaatccgtctgtcgatctccggctcccttctcccatcactcgcgaacaagaccccgagatacttgaactcctccacttggggcaggaactcatccccgacccggagtgggcactccacccttttccggctgagaaccatggcctcagatttggaggtgctgatcctcattcccgctgcttcacactcagctgcgaaccattccagtgcgagctggaggccatcacccgatgaagccaacagaaccacatcatctgcaaaaatcagagatgagattctgaggccaccaaagcgaaagccctccgccacttggctgcgcctagaaatcctgtccataaaaattatgaacagaaccggagacaaagggcagccctggcgaagcccatcacccaccgggaacgagtccgacttattgccggcaatgcgaaccaagctcttacaacggttgtatagggatcgaatggcctgtagcaatgggccagacaccccatactcccgcaacacctcccacaggacaccccgaggaacacggtcgaatgccttctccaagtccacaaaacacatgtagactggttgggcaaactctcatgcaccctcaagtatcctcgagaggataaagagctggtccagtgttccgcgaccaggacgaaaaccgcattgttcctcctgtatccgaggttcgactagtggacgaactctcctttccagcaccctggcatagactttcccagggaggctgaggagtgtgatccccctgtagttgtgTTGGGATTCAGAGATTCTTTTATTGCTACCATATAATTTGCCTTATGAAGAATGTATTAATAACATGTTTCACAGTATCATTTATCAGTAATATTTCCTACAGGGTTTATATtgcattgaatatgtctgtcatCACATTGACCTTTCTATTTTTATAGGTTGAgttcattttatacacaatgcataaatGTGCTTGGTTAGAGTTGATGTTCCATTCTAGAAGGTTTTAAGCTTCACTGGTGAAAGTGTCCAgatgatacatgctgaggggaGATGAGAACATAGCAGGTTAATTGCATGCACGCTTACGATACACATATTAATCTAGTAGCAGGTCTGAGCGAAGGCCTAAGCGTCTTCTGCTTCAGTTTGAGACTGGCTGCAAAGTACTCTACTTAGTGATTAATGACGAGGGTCCATTATTAGCTCTCAGAGATGCTAAGACCTGAAGTTATTACCTTAAAAGGCAAGTAATGTAGAAAGGAGAAGTTATATGTCGGTGTAAGGTTATATGTACGTGATGTACCCTTGTCTGCACGAGTTGAACTTTTGCCCATCTGTCACCATGTATTTTTGAACTGTATTGACGTAGGTGTGATATTTTGTCCTATAAAACCAGAACCCAATGTATTCTTGTCAGAGCAACCCATTCCGTATGCTGACGGTTGGTTGTTCTCCTGTGATAATAAAACTCAtcgtttgattgcacttttcCGGAGCCTCCGTAGTTTGTTGTCTGGTCTAAAGTTGATCGATCTCGCAgcagttggaacacaccctccggtcccccttcttaaagatggggaccaccaccccggtctgccagtccacagatactgcccctgatctccatgcaacattgcagaggcgtgtcaaccaggacagccctacaatgtccagagccttcaggaactcggggcggacctcatcaacaccaggggctctgccaccaaggagttgtttaactgcctcagtgacctcacccccggaaattggcaggtcattcccctcatccccagactctgcttcctcctcagaAGACGtatcagtgggattaaggaggtcatcgaagtattccttccaccgcctgacaattttctcagtcgacgtcagcagcgctctgccagcactatacacagtgcaggtagagcaccgctttcccctcctgagacgcctgacagttttccagaatctcttcgaggcagtccgaaagtctttttccatggcctctccgaactcctcccacacccgagtttttgcttcagccactgcccgagccgcattccgcttggcctgtcgatacctgtcggctgcctccggagtcccacaggctaaccaagcccaataggactccttcttcagcctggtggctcccttcacctctggtctccaccatttggttcggggattaccaccacggcaggcaccaaccaccctgcggccgcagctcaatgcagcagcttcggcaatggagacgctgaacatggtccattcggactcaatgtccccagtctccctcggaatgctgttgaagctctgccggaggtgtgcgttgaagatctcgcggactggggcctctgctagacgttcccagcacaccctcactacgcgtttaggtgcaccaggtctgtccagcatcctcccccgccacctgatccaactcaccaccaggtggtgatcagttgacagctcagcccctctctttacccaagtgtccagaacatatgatACGATGataaaatcgatcatcgacctacggcctagagcgtcctggtgccacgtgcacctATGGacacagggtgttcgttatggccaaactgtgattagcacagaagtccaataacaaaacaccgctcgggttcagatcagggaggccgttcctcccaatcacgcccctccaggtctcgctgtcgttacccacatgagcattgaagtctcccagcaggacaacagagtctccaggtggagcaccttccagcacccccccagggactctaagaaggctgggtactctgaacttcCACTcagcgcataagcgcagatgacagtcaggacccattCTCcaaccctaaggcgcagggaacaaaacctctcgtccaccgggaaaaaccccaacgtaccggcagcaagccgaggggatattagaatacccaccccagcccgtcgcctctcaccaggggcaactccagactgagacagagtccagcccctctccaggagactggttccagagcccaagccatgcgtagaggtgagcccgactatatctagccggtacctctcaacctcacgcactaactcaggctccttccccaccagagaggtgacattccatgtccctattgccagtcttggcagccggtggtcagtccgccagggcctccgctcctggtcgccacccggcacacaatgcacccgaaccctatggcgcctcctgcgggtggtgggcctgcgggaggatgggcccatgtctccttttcgggctgtgcccggccgggccccatggactaaggcctggccaccagacgctcgccctcgggcacccgtTATCGACTCTGCTTCTAGATTAATTAACCAGTGGTTAGAGCATGAGGGAGAAGCCTCTCTTTACACTGTGGAAGCCAACCTACAATACCTTATTTCCGGTTATCCCTGGCTATTGGACTCTCTGCATCCACTCGTGCAGAATTTCGTTCTCCACGAGCTTCACCTACACCCCCCCGCCGCTACCGCTTGCCTGCTCGCTTCAACGGAGGACGTGCCGTCCGAATCGCCGGACGAGGGATTACCCGGCCTGTCGGAGCCATCTCCAAGAAAGAAGCGACGTTTGCGCCGTCGGCGTGGCACCCCACAGCCGGATGTCGGGACATGTAAGCAatcggctgtggtgagtgaaagGAAAGCTTTTTCTGCTGCGTCAGACTCTGTGACTGTGTTTTCTGGagctattttttgtgtttctactGAGGATAACAATGATTTCTCACCCATGGCCATAGCTTGTAAGACTGCCTGTTCTGAACCCTCGTTCCATGTTTATGACCGTGTCCGCTCCATTGTCTCATCCTCACTTCCATCCCAGTCAAATGCCACgctgccctcagttcagtcagttcAGTCAGCAGCCGTGatgccctcagttcagtcagcagccgcgctgccctcagttcagtcagcagcCGCGCTGCCCTCAATTTAGTCAGCAGCCGCgctgccctcagttcagtcagccaCTCCACCACTTATTACGACTCCACTACAATCGTCTCCGCTACCTGTAGGTCAGTCTGTAGCCGCTTCGCTGCCTATTGCACTGTCCCCACCAGTTCAGCTGTCTGCCCGCTCATTTACTCAGCCACCATCCTCACTGTCTCATTCAAAGCAGGGAACACACTTCACCAGAATATCTGCTGGTTCTCTTAAGCTGGCCATGTCAGAGACAGTTGCTTCCtctagggcctccccagaggctgggtgtcAGTCACCAGCCAACTCTGGACCCCTAGAGGTCAAGACGCCAGCGCCAGCAGCCTCACCGGAGAACTCACCAGAACAGTGTCAGCTCTCAGCACCCCCTGAGAGCTCAAGTGAGTTCACCCGTCCGCCTCCGTCCTCTGCTGAGTGTATTGGGGAACACTTTCAGCCCTCTGAGGACTGCTTAGTCCCAGCCAGGGTCCACACTGGCAGAAGTCTCTGTACCTGCTGCTTCAGTGTCTGTTTCCACTGGAGGGCCagaggagcccgtccagtctCAAGCCATgttagctgggggttcaggtgaacccagccagcctcaagtgtcgtCTGCTGGAAGGCCCGAGTcacccgtccagcctcaagtgtcgtctgctggagggcccgagtcgcccgtccagcctcaagtgtcgtctgctacacagcaaattcaaaagtgttaaatgttttggtgttaatagtcttcttgcaaaagtagagttaattttactctaagcagagtcacattcttttaatgtaactctgaggtgtaaaatgaaagtagttaaaatcgagtgttaaaaatgagtgtttctctgtcaaatctgggggtgttacaatggaaacattaatcaatcaatcaatcaatctttatttataaagcacttttcatacagagaaaatgtagcacaaagtgctttacatagttaaaagcagcccaccccaccctccaactcactccccacactctcaatacacatatatccccccacccacacacacatacacacacgcgcacacttaaagagtaaaaattgggctgggctcgcatgagccaagtgaggaaacactataacagggagccgtctgcaccgggagccggtcacagaccgcagcctccaggctgggcacacagcaggagggaggcaaaggagccccccagccaggctgagaggaccccagagacccagcagccacggtcaataacagccccggtgcagagagcgccctccgaggaaacactggagatatgacgcaatacaatatatatagggtaaaatgataaaataaataagaacaggatacaatataaatataaatagaataagaagattaaaaaatgaataagaataaaatcaaacaaatattaggtaaatcctaaattaataatagaataacaggatagaataaataagcataaaataaataaacgctaagtaaaagctaaattaaaaaggtgggtcttgagcctgttcttgaaaacatgtacgttctctgcggccctgagctcctccggcaggctgttccacagacgaggaccataccactgaaacgctgcctctccgtgagtatgtgtcctgactttagggacaatcaaaaggccagtaccagaggacctcagggtccgcgagggttcgtatggtaaaagcagatctgagagataggaaggcccaagaccattaagacatttaaaaaccaataaaagaactttaaaatcgatcctgaaacacacggggagccagtgcagcgattctaaaaccggtgtaatgtgggcccgccctctggtcttcgtcagcacacgagctgccgaaTTAACTcctgacctcttaactctgaactccgacaggggctatgacaccaacagagtaaattcacagactccgcctcCAGCACGGCTCCagtcgaagctgaagtgaagccgtttcagaacattttgctctacatatttgagttgtttgccatgcttggtaagtcatttttttcaaagattgtttcaattattattatgagcttttacttctgtggctctttggagttgagacaaagctgtgtgaaaggcattagccgtgttgctcgctgatagcataatattctgttttagctagctgaaaggtattgtttgcgggcaaataccacagccttgaaaaaagcttgcatgtgaattttcagtcaaacctttggtcaaatacacctaaaacaatgtctagaatgtgaaatgttagtataatggtgctacttgaagtctgacaacgatcgcccataaaaaaaaacgagcaaacagcagtagcagacgtcctgactggattctacgttagcatttagatccctccagagttttgtgcacacggtttaggtaaaaatgaaaaaggttgaggttttacatttagttcagtattacctgttgcctgtgtccttgtcctttgggaaaatactttacacaagtaatggctcaaaaaggattccttttttttttttttttttttttactgtgctgcaattgtttactggattatttgtgccattaattagtgtcaactaatttttattcaatctccgcacaggatatgcttgtgaagatggaatatgggggagagcagaagtgcgttgaagttccacaaagggatgaatgaaggacatgcatattgtattgaagaaataagtgatgagaatgctgttatttgcatttaccagctcacctatgtcagaccttttgataaacacaattctaatgaaagtgagaacatgtacactgaacacagttcagaataaatgtttttcaaaaaccattgcgtctttttagtaaatgtttatttccaaaagaaatttctagaagttcagaacagtaaaattcccgctttttagaatgaattagaagataactcttacgtagttaaactaaaatactcttgagagttaatatataaactcttaacaccaagtgttaaattatcaactccagacagatttggtgtttaacactaaatcagagttaacgtaccaactctccaaaaagagttaaattaacactctctggtgtggacccatatagacactttaatagtgttgaaatcaaatccgacagtgttaatttggacatgctggatttgctgtgtagagGGCCCGAgtcgcccgtccagcctcaagtgtcGTCTGCTAGAGGGCCCGAGTTGCCTGTCCAGCCTCATCCAAGTGAGATGAGAGAAATGTTTCATTCATCCAactgacaaaacatttctcccactgaaaacgcaacgtccagatgaacagaatctacttttggagatttacttacctggacgattgagcatgcatgaagacgatattatattatattatattatattatattatattatattatattatattatattaactTGTGCCATCATCAATTTTATAACTTTTTTGCCCTTCAATCAACAGAGGTCAAATTCccaggtgtgtgtttgttgttgagcCAAAGGCAGCATTTAAGGGAAGGTGACGAGGGAGAACAGATACTGTTAGGGATCTAGATACAGCAGCTCTGTGCTCTGTACACTTACATATTGTTACACAAAGAAGGTAGATGTGTTCTCTGATCATGGATAATGTGTCTATTGTAagaatttttattttgtcaggATTTAATGAGACAATGAATTACAGAGTACCACTCTTGTTAACCACCTTACTGTATTATTGTGTGATTTTATTTATCAATATTTCTCTTGTGCTGCTCATTGTCTTGGATGAAAGCCTCCATGAACCTATGTACATTTTACTGAGCAGCTTCTGCAT
This window of the Maylandia zebra isolate NMK-2024a linkage group LG16, Mzebra_GT3a, whole genome shotgun sequence genome carries:
- the LOC112436135 gene encoding LOW QUALITY PROTEIN: olfactory receptor 10Z1-like (The sequence of the model RefSeq protein was modified relative to this genomic sequence to represent the inferred CDS: substituted 1 base at 1 genomic stop codon), which produces MDNQSNERSFILSGFNETMNFTVPLFSVTLLYYCVILFFNISLVLLIVLDESLHEPMYIFLSSLCINALYGTTGFYPKFLSDLLSSSHRISYEGCLLQAFIMYXFACCNLSILTVMAFDRYLAICRPLHYYSFMTKRRLSQLVCFSWLTPFCIFAINVVLTARLKLCGIKIQRALCLNWLIVKLACPEADTFSNNISAYVILVVYLSHWLFIIWTYIYLIKTCVRSREDRVMFMQTCVPHLTSVIINVTVMAFDSMYLRFGSRDLSQSLQNFIALEFLIITPVTNPLMYGFKLTKIRNRILSLIHLKGK